The Dermacentor albipictus isolate Rhodes 1998 colony chromosome 2, USDA_Dalb.pri_finalv2, whole genome shotgun sequence genome has a segment encoding these proteins:
- the LOC139055632 gene encoding uncharacterized protein, whose protein sequence is MEVTSSQLPGDADRQPCQEGPTNTRDVLLKAPFSTTTGGGDEYGSTMVPGQPQWPYPSGEGGDVEANQSEAESGLAPAWSLPSLDFCSAADALLWEGDEAEPSLPLISAETSTSTAGFASPSSGGQEGDDDADEHSMALSLDVSCQRADFRAMPRALSLLRDYTTKSAQRRYFVVQVYQRLRSSDHTSNRSSSSSSYASSTSASPTLPRTHVCALHDASLLPTNKMLQHWVEVPQEPRMEPRIELRHRRTWARLWARLRGRLQQVVKCCRDRAERRRRAGRDLGRRRRDASPAGRQLCSDGQGASSLDNLDEVLNNLSSDDLYKAGAMCWHVRRIYQRSVSYLQALWCWRGL, encoded by the exons ATGGAGGTCACGTCGTCCCAGCTTCCAGGAGACGCTGACCGGCAGCCCTGCCAGGAGGGGCCTACCAACACGCG TGACGTCCTGCTGAAAGCGCCGTTCAGTACAACTACCGGCGGTGGTGACGAGTATGGCAGCACCATGGTCCCGGGCCAGCCGCAGTGGCCGTACCCCTCGGGCGAGGGCGGCGACGTCGAGGCCAACCAGTCGGAGGCCGAAAGCGGCCTGGCTCCGGCCTGGTCGCTTCCTTCGCTAGACTTCTGCTCCGCCGCCGACGCCCTTCTGTGGGAGGGCGACGAGGCAGAACCGAGTCTACCGCTTATATCAGCTGAAACGTCGACAAGCACCGCCGGCTTTGCCTCGCCGTCCTCCGGCGGGCAAGAGGGCGACGATGACGCGGACGAGCACTCAATGGCGCTCAGCCTGGACGTTAGCTGCCAGCGCGCAGACTTCCGGGCCATGCCCAGAGCCCTGTCGCTCCTCAGGGACTACACGACAAAGTCTGCGCAGCGACGCTACTTCGTCGTTCAAGTCTACCAGAGGCTCAGAAGCAGCGACCACACCTccaaccgcagcagcagcagcagcagctacgcGTCAAGCACCAGCGCCAGCCCGACTCTTCCTCGGACGCACGTCTGCGCGCTCCACGATGCGTCTCTGCTGCCTACGAACAAGATGCTGCAGCACTGGGTCGAGGTCCCACAGGAGCCGCGCATGGAGCCGCGCATCGAGCTGCGACACCGACGAACGTGGGCGCGCCTCTGGGCGAGACTGCGCGGGCGTTTGCAGCAGGTGGTCAAGTGCTGCCGTGACCGGGCAGAGCGACGTCGCCGAGCGGGGCGCGACTTGGGTCGTAGACGACGCGATGCAAGCCCGGCCGGTCGTCAGCTGTGCAGCGATGGCCAGGGTGCGAGTTCCCTGGACAACCTTGACGAAGTCTTGAACAACCTCAGTTCCGACGATCTCTATAAGGCCGGCGCCATGTGTTGGCACGTCCGCAGGATATATCAGCGGAGCGTCTCCTACCTGCAAGCCCTCTGGTGCTGGCGCGGCTTGTAG